A single genomic interval of Dehalococcoidia bacterium harbors:
- a CDS encoding tetratricopeptide repeat protein: MTLQPEMLAVGIAQGIIARLIVDLARVFTKDPGKDRTAQAVFVPRPPDSGFMGREGEKEAVVRGLRQNDAVLLCGSPGVGKSAIALAVAHEPDIQRHFGGRVLWITAPEATLDSLCTSILRQASMGEALKDLKGDQEKASVVRGALTQANTRVLFILDQADNAPGAGAFCQQVTSSVLVTSQQRISGLSCVDVQPFSGTKRERIMAEQLLDANAPRKLKRGEKQLLSTVARQCSYLPLALVLAGSQLHEGYTVQDLSLDLTERGLDPLADPVDSTNSVRATFDLAYQRLDPPLQKLFSCFGAFNLLEAPISRDAVLAACSAGQPRDLALLAARSLITAPKASKKQAAQSYTMHSLLWRYACEKLGGDPAPRARALDYFTNVARKHRQERWQHYREMDAALPHVFFLLRWAKEHADRDVSLKGAALLNVTPEFLDRRGYWEEWVEWGQWALNTARAAGNKPLIADSTHHLAVAFQNRGEMEGARALCDESLKIERELGNKGGIAVTLHQLGNLAYLQGDYAGARTLYDESLKIERELGNKDGIARTLHQLGNLAYLQDDHAGARKLYDESLTLERELGDKGGIAATLHQLGALAQDQDDHAGARKLYDESLTLNRELGSKGRIAVTLHELGRLAQAQAQGDYAEARRLYRGSLALKQELGDKDGIARTLHQLGTLAEVEKRTEEATGYYRRALAIFEELHSPDAEVARKALARVTGGKGGSADAATKEKT, from the coding sequence ATGACTTTACAGCCAGAGATGCTCGCAGTCGGGATAGCTCAGGGGATCATAGCACGTCTCATTGTCGATCTGGCGAGAGTCTTTACGAAAGACCCTGGGAAAGACCGCACAGCCCAAGCTGTTTTTGTCCCGCGCCCGCCCGACTCGGGTTTTATGGGGCGCGAAGGGGAGAAGGAGGCCGTGGTCCGCGGTCTCCGCCAGAATGATGCTGTGCTTCTGTGCGGGTCGCCTGGCGTCGGGAAGTCCGCCATTGCACTGGCTGTGGCCCATGAGCCGGATATCCAGAGGCACTTCGGAGGACGTGTCCTGTGGATCACCGCGCCGGAGGCCACGCTGGACAGCCTGTGCACCAGCATTCTCCGGCAGGCGAGCATGGGCGAAGCGCTCAAAGACCTGAAAGGCGACCAGGAAAAAGCGAGCGTCGTGCGCGGGGCGCTGACACAGGCAAACACGCGCGTCCTGTTTATACTGGACCAGGCAGACAACGCGCCCGGCGCCGGAGCGTTTTGTCAGCAGGTGACATCCTCTGTCCTGGTGACGAGCCAGCAGCGAATCAGCGGGCTTTCGTGCGTGGACGTCCAGCCTTTCAGCGGGACCAAGCGCGAGCGCATCATGGCGGAGCAGCTTCTTGATGCCAATGCCCCTCGGAAGCTGAAGCGCGGCGAAAAGCAGTTGCTCTCGACCGTCGCACGCCAGTGCAGCTACCTTCCTCTGGCGCTCGTCCTGGCGGGCTCGCAGCTTCACGAAGGCTACACCGTGCAAGACCTCTCCCTCGACCTGACGGAGCGCGGCCTGGACCCGCTGGCGGACCCCGTGGACTCCACGAACTCCGTCCGGGCAACCTTTGATCTGGCTTACCAGCGGCTTGACCCCCCTCTGCAAAAGTTGTTTTCCTGCTTTGGCGCGTTCAACCTCCTGGAGGCTCCCATTAGCCGCGACGCCGTGCTGGCCGCTTGCAGCGCGGGACAACCCCGTGACCTTGCGCTGCTGGCGGCCCGGTCGCTCATTACAGCGCCTAAAGCGAGCAAGAAACAGGCCGCCCAGAGCTACACCATGCACTCCCTCCTGTGGCGCTACGCCTGCGAGAAGCTGGGCGGCGACCCCGCGCCGAGGGCGCGCGCTCTGGACTACTTTACCAACGTGGCGCGGAAGCATCGCCAAGAAAGATGGCAGCACTACAGAGAGATGGACGCCGCGCTTCCGCACGTCTTTTTCCTGCTGCGCTGGGCGAAGGAGCACGCCGACCGCGACGTGTCCTTGAAGGGGGCCGCGCTGCTGAACGTGACCCCTGAGTTCCTGGACAGGCGCGGCTACTGGGAGGAATGGGTTGAATGGGGGCAGTGGGCGCTCAACACAGCACGGGCGGCGGGGAACAAACCCTTGATAGCGGACAGCACCCATCACCTGGCGGTGGCCTTTCAGAACCGAGGTGAGATGGAGGGAGCGCGGGCGCTGTGCGACGAGAGCCTGAAGATCGAGCGGGAGTTGGGGAACAAGGGCGGGATTGCGGTCACGCTGCACCAACTGGGGAACCTGGCCTATTTGCAGGGGGACTACGCGGGAGCGCGGACGCTGTACGACGAGAGCCTGAAGATCGAGCGGGAGTTGGGGAACAAGGACGGGATAGCGCGAACGCTGCACCAGTTGGGGAACTTGGCCTATTTGCAGGATGACCACGCGGGAGCGCGGAAGCTGTACGACGAGAGCCTGACGCTAGAGCGGGAGTTGGGGGACAAGGGCGGGATTGCGGCCACGCTGCACCAGTTGGGGGCGCTGGCGCAGGATCAGGATGACCACGCGGGAGCGCGGAAGCTGTACGATGAGAGCCTGACGCTGAATCGGGAACTGGGGAGCAAGGGCAGGATCGCGGTCACGCTGCACGAGTTAGGACGGTTGGCGCAGGCCCAAGCCCAGGGGGACTACGCGGAGGCGCGGCGGTTGTACAGGGGGAGCCTGGCGCTGAAGCAGGAGCTGGGAGACAAGGACGGGATTGCGCGAACGCTGCACCAGTTGGGGACGCTGGCAGAGGTTGAGAAGCGGACCGAGGAAGCGACGGGCTACTACCGGCGGGCGCTCGCCATCTTTGAGGAGCTTCACTCGCCCGACGCGGAAGTGGCACGGAAAGCCCTGGCGCGGGTTACAGGTGGCAAGGGCGGCAGCGCGGACGCGGCCACCAAGGAAAAGACGTGA
- a CDS encoding FAD-binding oxidoreductase: protein MNAPALPDLGCPLAPPEACPRYAVDGVVPRAVALPATEEQVASVLRVAHAEGLAVTPWGGGTQMALGAPSAEGRLDVVLDMSRLSAVVAHEPADLTVTVQAGATIGAVNAHLARSGQYLPLDPPLADRATIGGTLAADASGPLRQRYGTARDVTLGVRVAGPDGVVTKAGGRVVKNVTGYDLTKLYIGSLGTLGVILEATFKVAPLPRSESTALARFATVGDAQEAALALLRRGMRPLALDIINTGAGQSVAAMGGEATRGRAVLAARFGGTALAVERMEREMLALRQAQGERIEVLHNEAHRRFWRAAADYGWGDAMPPTLVTVASVLPTQVPVFMEAIVVAGGRGGLVGESVARAGVGVVRTFWRAADPLAADASPSVEGRAVSALREYATALGGTLVVEACAPDVKRLVDVWGPPGPDVDVMRRVKAQFDPKGVLNPGRFVGGI, encoded by the coding sequence GTGAACGCTCCCGCACTCCCCGACCTCGGCTGCCCGCTCGCGCCGCCGGAGGCCTGCCCGCGCTACGCCGTTGACGGCGTCGTCCCAAGGGCGGTCGCGCTCCCCGCGACGGAGGAGCAGGTCGCGAGCGTGCTGCGCGTCGCGCACGCCGAGGGGCTGGCGGTGACGCCGTGGGGCGGCGGGACGCAGATGGCGCTGGGGGCTCCTTCCGCGGAAGGACGGCTGGACGTCGTGCTGGACATGTCGCGGCTGAGCGCCGTCGTCGCGCACGAGCCCGCCGACCTCACCGTGACTGTGCAGGCGGGTGCGACCATCGGGGCGGTGAACGCGCACCTTGCACGCTCCGGGCAATACCTGCCGCTCGACCCGCCGCTGGCGGACAGGGCCACCATCGGCGGGACGCTCGCCGCGGACGCCAGTGGGCCGCTGCGCCAGCGCTACGGCACGGCGCGGGACGTGACGCTGGGCGTGCGCGTGGCGGGGCCGGACGGCGTGGTCACGAAGGCGGGCGGCAGGGTAGTCAAGAACGTGACCGGCTACGACTTGACCAAGCTCTACATTGGCTCGCTGGGAACGCTCGGCGTCATCCTGGAGGCGACGTTCAAGGTCGCGCCGCTGCCCCGAAGCGAGTCCACGGCCCTGGCGCGCTTCGCGACGGTCGGCGACGCGCAGGAGGCGGCGCTGGCTCTGCTGCGTCGAGGCATGCGGCCTCTGGCGCTCGACATAATAAACACAGGCGCGGGCCAGAGCGTGGCGGCGATGGGCGGAGAAGCGACGCGAGGCCGGGCCGTGCTGGCGGCGCGATTCGGGGGGACGGCGCTGGCGGTGGAACGCATGGAGCGGGAGATGCTCGCCCTTCGACAGGCTCAGGGAGAGCGGATCGAGGTGCTGCACAACGAGGCGCACCGGCGCTTCTGGCGGGCCGCCGCCGACTATGGATGGGGCGACGCCATGCCGCCGACGCTTGTCACAGTGGCCTCGGTGCTGCCCACGCAGGTCCCCGTGTTCATGGAGGCGATTGTCGTTGCGGGTGGTAGGGGAGGGCTGGTGGGGGAGAGCGTGGCGCGCGCGGGCGTGGGCGTGGTGCGCACGTTCTGGCGCGCCGCCGACCCTCTGGCCGCGGATGCGTCCCCTTCCGTGGAAGGGCGGGCGGTGTCCGCCCTTCGAGAGTACGCGACGGCGCTGGGCGGGACGCTGGTGGTGGAGGCGTGCGCGCCGGACGTGAAGCGCCTTGTGGACGTGTGGGGGCCGCCCGGCCCGGACGTGGATGTCATGCGACGCGTCAAGGCCCAGTTCGACCCGAAGGGCGTGCTGAATCCCGGACGGTTCGTGGGAGGCATTTAG
- a CDS encoding (Fe-S)-binding protein, with amino-acid sequence MALTDSAPHDAPPASGLLSPDAPSDADLYRCVHCGLCLNYCPTYLETGLETESPRGRIFFMRALREQRLPLNDAVAGHWSMCLQCRACEAVCPSGVRFGRLMGQMRQETLLRRPPGRRERFARWLAFCALLPHPRRLRVAGGLLRLYQRSGAQAALRAMGLLRLLGLADMEGQLPPVPSRMFAARGQVYAAQSERRMRVAFFSGCVMPVFYGPVHEATLRVLTRNGCEVVVPAAQTCCGALHLHSGEREMARDLARRTIVVFEAARADYVVVNSAGCGAQLKEYAELFEGDQTWKARAERFSASVRDVTELLAALPFERGLALRQAQGQPLRVTYQDPCHLAHAQRVTDAPRRLLRAIPGLTLVEMERPDVCCGAAGSYSLVEREMSRRLLERKMDAIASMRADVIATANPGCLLQLRAGVRQRGLRARVAHVVELLDEAYRAGEVD; translated from the coding sequence GTGGCGTTGACCGATAGCGCCCCGCACGATGCGCCGCCTGCGTCCGGCCTGCTCTCGCCGGACGCGCCCTCCGACGCCGACCTCTATCGCTGCGTCCACTGCGGCCTCTGCCTGAACTACTGTCCCACGTACCTGGAGACGGGCCTGGAGACAGAGTCGCCGCGAGGGCGCATCTTCTTCATGCGCGCCCTCCGCGAGCAGCGGCTGCCTCTGAACGACGCCGTCGCCGGGCACTGGAGCATGTGTTTGCAGTGCCGCGCGTGCGAGGCGGTGTGCCCGTCAGGGGTGCGGTTCGGCAGGCTGATGGGCCAGATGCGTCAGGAGACGTTGCTCCGGCGACCGCCCGGTCGCCGCGAGCGCTTCGCTCGCTGGCTCGCCTTCTGTGCGCTGCTGCCGCACCCGCGCCGCCTGCGCGTTGCGGGAGGGCTGCTGCGCCTCTACCAGCGCAGCGGCGCGCAGGCAGCGCTGCGAGCGATGGGCCTTCTGCGACTCCTGGGTCTCGCGGATATGGAGGGCCAGCTCCCGCCCGTGCCGTCGCGAATGTTCGCCGCGCGGGGACAGGTCTACGCCGCCCAGAGCGAACGGCGTATGCGGGTGGCGTTCTTTTCCGGGTGCGTCATGCCCGTGTTCTACGGCCCCGTGCACGAGGCGACGTTGCGCGTGCTGACGCGCAACGGCTGCGAGGTAGTCGTTCCGGCGGCGCAGACGTGCTGCGGCGCGCTGCACCTGCATAGCGGCGAGCGTGAGATGGCGCGGGACCTGGCGCGCCGGACCATCGTCGTCTTCGAGGCCGCGCGCGCCGACTACGTTGTGGTGAACTCGGCGGGATGCGGCGCGCAGCTCAAGGAGTACGCGGAGCTGTTCGAGGGTGACCAGACGTGGAAGGCGCGCGCCGAACGCTTCAGCGCGTCGGTGCGGGACGTGACCGAGCTGCTGGCCGCGCTGCCGTTCGAGCGCGGGCTGGCCCTTCGACAGGCTCAGGGTCAGCCGCTGCGGGTGACCTATCAGGACCCCTGCCACTTGGCGCACGCCCAGAGGGTCACGGACGCGCCGCGCAGGCTGCTTCGGGCCATCCCCGGCCTCACGCTCGTCGAGATGGAGCGCCCGGACGTCTGCTGCGGCGCGGCGGGCAGCTACAGCCTGGTCGAGCGGGAGATGTCGCGGCGACTGCTAGAGCGCAAGATGGACGCCATCGCGAGCATGCGCGCGGACGTCATCGCGACGGCGAACCCGGGGTGCCTGCTGCAACTGCGGGCGGGCGTGCGGCAACGCGGGCTGCGGGCGCGCGTGGCGCACGTGGTGGAGCTGCTCGACGAGGCGTACAGGGCGGGGGAGGTTGACTAA